A stretch of the Massilia varians genome encodes the following:
- a CDS encoding HDOD domain-containing protein, with protein MTTISDIPRSHQAQATLSLLWERIRRQGDMPGFTKAINAILASMRGEDEREFSMTQTVLSDPVLTQKVLRLANSGMYSAFGQRINTVSKAVLVLGTEAIGHLALGLKLIEELAKSTPDTETAHIEMEKAVLAGMVAQQVAASAVSRDPEEAVVCSILHSLGRMMVTFYMPERWTQLRETGGAGREELAAEALLGLSLEEIGRATAEHWGLPRNLVAGMRRVEPGERGVQFGHDDWLAALGTMSTRAADALWHDDDAAASRVAALAESFAPMLGVEASGLLGAIDKARETAAADLSIAPLAKPAEKRAKLAAATRKRMAGNKVLMSGVADMRDAGSAATPGQMVSMALETIHKGLSFTRSFAFLRNRRDGRYCARLGLGEGSKALLPNLAFDDAYEPNVFHAALGSDRVIFIESAQDPKFAAKLPGWWKGTLSEARCFVVIPLCAHGQPAGFIYGEWDDSFPSVVLSQTEFSLLNDLRGLVVRTVERRHQVEAVATRV; from the coding sequence ATGACGACAATTTCCGACATCCCGCGCTCGCACCAGGCCCAGGCCACCCTGTCCCTGCTGTGGGAACGCATCCGCAGGCAGGGCGACATGCCGGGCTTCACCAAGGCCATCAACGCCATCCTCGCCTCCATGCGCGGCGAGGACGAGCGCGAGTTCTCGATGACCCAGACCGTCCTGTCGGATCCGGTCCTGACCCAGAAGGTGCTGCGCCTGGCCAACAGCGGCATGTATTCGGCCTTCGGCCAGCGCATCAACACGGTGTCGAAAGCGGTGCTGGTGCTCGGCACCGAAGCCATCGGCCATCTGGCGCTGGGGCTGAAACTGATCGAGGAACTGGCCAAGTCGACGCCGGACACCGAGACCGCCCACATCGAGATGGAGAAGGCGGTGCTGGCCGGCATGGTGGCCCAGCAGGTGGCGGCCAGCGCGGTTTCGCGCGACCCCGAAGAAGCGGTGGTGTGCTCGATCCTGCATTCGCTGGGTCGCATGATGGTCACCTTCTACATGCCGGAGCGCTGGACCCAGCTGCGCGAGACGGGCGGCGCCGGCCGCGAGGAACTGGCGGCCGAAGCCCTGCTCGGCCTGTCGCTGGAAGAAATCGGCCGCGCCACCGCCGAACACTGGGGCCTGCCGCGCAACCTGGTGGCCGGCATGCGCCGCGTCGAGCCGGGCGAGCGCGGCGTGCAATTCGGCCACGATGACTGGCTGGCCGCGCTCGGCACCATGTCGACCCGGGCCGCCGACGCCTTGTGGCACGACGACGATGCTGCGGCGAGCCGCGTGGCGGCCCTGGCGGAGAGCTTCGCGCCCATGCTGGGGGTGGAAGCGAGCGGCCTGCTGGGCGCGATCGACAAGGCGCGCGAGACCGCCGCCGCCGACCTGAGCATCGCCCCGCTCGCCAAGCCGGCCGAGAAGCGCGCCAAGCTGGCGGCCGCCACCCGCAAGCGCATGGCCGGCAACAAGGTCCTGATGAGCGGCGTGGCCGACATGCGCGACGCAGGCAGCGCCGCGACCCCGGGCCAGATGGTGTCGATGGCCCTGGAGACCATCCACAAGGGCCTGTCCTTCACCCGCTCCTTCGCTTTCCTGCGCAATCGCCGCGACGGCCGCTACTGCGCGCGCCTGGGCCTGGGCGAAGGCAGCAAGGCGCTGCTGCCGAACCTCGCCTTCGACGACGCCTACGAGCCGAACGTGTTCCATGCCGCGCTGGGCAGCGACCGCGTGATCTTCATCGAGAGCGCCCAGGATCCCAAGTTCGCCGCCAAACTGCCGGGCTGGTGGAAAGGCACGCTGAGCGAGGCACGCTGCTTCGTCGTGATCCCGCTGTGCGCGCACGGCCAGCCGGCCGGCTTCATCTACGGCGAATGGGACGACAGCTTCCCCTCGGTGGTGCTGAGCCAGACCGAGTTTTCGCTGCTGAACGACCTGCGCGGGCTGGTGGTGCGCACGGTGGAGCGGCGCCACCAGGTGGAGGCGGTGGCGACGCGGGTGTGA
- a CDS encoding putative bifunctional diguanylate cyclase/phosphodiesterase → MHTSSTAAKFEPRRQPPSLLDSLLEAAGDIVLRVTLGGQVRAASRRAMTLTGVETGGRPLASLADDVDQQALRHALAQAAASGDPALVEARFRCNERDIWFELRIAMIPSGDDAPLLVIGRDMSAQHATEERLRHMATHDALTELPNRVLLSDRIRMVIANARRSGQGFAVATIGLDGFKKVNDGLGHAVGDAVLRMAAGRLRRTLRDSDTLARVGGDEFVAVLPGSANEAQIKLVTGRLMAALQSPFAIGGHTIYLAGSIGVSVYPEHAEDEVQLVTLADTAMSRAKETGKARAVTYSPRDQGPPEHDISLEAAMFNAVREGEFQLYYQPIVDTRNRTIEGFETLMRWKHPSLGMVPPSRFIPIVETNGLINLLGAWALKAACMQIRQFEEAAGRELYISVNISPRQFRSDKFLTVLDDALALSGTPGSKLVLEITEGTLMVDPVHAESVLVKMAERGARIAIDDFGTGYSSLAYLKRFPISVLKVDRAFVKDLPGAEKDAAICNAVLDLAKHLDLSVVAEGVETEAQLAWLDGLGCQYVQGYLTGKPMPAHVALTALKENLYTELLPHDFRAVLP, encoded by the coding sequence ATGCACACCAGTTCCACCGCTGCGAAATTCGAGCCACGCAGGCAGCCTCCTTCGCTGCTCGACAGCCTGCTCGAAGCGGCCGGCGACATCGTGCTGCGCGTGACCCTTGGCGGCCAGGTGCGCGCCGCCAGTCGCCGGGCCATGACCCTGACCGGCGTGGAAACCGGCGGCCGCCCCCTGGCGTCGCTGGCCGATGACGTCGACCAGCAGGCGCTCAGGCATGCCCTCGCCCAGGCCGCTGCCAGCGGCGATCCGGCGCTGGTCGAAGCGCGTTTTCGCTGCAACGAGCGCGACATCTGGTTCGAACTGCGCATCGCCATGATTCCCAGCGGCGACGATGCCCCCCTGCTCGTCATCGGCCGCGACATGTCGGCCCAGCACGCCACCGAAGAACGCCTGCGCCACATGGCGACCCACGATGCGCTCACCGAACTGCCCAACCGGGTGCTGCTGTCGGACCGCATTCGCATGGTGATCGCCAACGCGCGCCGCTCCGGCCAGGGTTTCGCGGTCGCGACCATCGGCCTGGACGGCTTCAAGAAGGTCAACGACGGCCTCGGGCACGCGGTGGGCGACGCGGTGCTGCGCATGGCCGCCGGACGCCTGCGCCGTACGCTGCGCGACAGCGACACCCTGGCGCGGGTCGGCGGCGACGAGTTCGTCGCGGTGCTGCCGGGGTCCGCCAACGAGGCCCAGATCAAGCTGGTCACCGGGCGCCTGATGGCCGCGCTGCAGTCCCCCTTCGCAATCGGCGGCCACACCATCTACCTGGCCGGATCGATCGGCGTGTCGGTCTATCCGGAACATGCCGAAGACGAAGTGCAGCTCGTGACCCTGGCCGACACCGCCATGTCGCGCGCCAAGGAAACCGGCAAGGCGCGCGCCGTCACCTACAGCCCGCGCGACCAGGGTCCGCCCGAGCACGACATCTCGCTCGAGGCCGCGATGTTCAACGCGGTGCGCGAGGGCGAGTTCCAGCTTTACTACCAGCCGATCGTCGACACGCGCAACCGCACCATCGAAGGCTTCGAGACCCTGATGCGCTGGAAGCATCCGAGCCTCGGCATGGTGCCGCCGAGCCGCTTCATCCCGATCGTCGAGACCAATGGCTTGATCAACCTGCTCGGCGCCTGGGCCCTGAAGGCGGCCTGCATGCAGATCCGCCAGTTCGAGGAAGCGGCCGGTCGCGAGCTCTACATCTCGGTGAACATCAGCCCGCGCCAGTTCAGGAGCGACAAGTTCCTCACCGTGCTGGACGATGCGCTGGCCCTGTCCGGCACGCCGGGCAGCAAGCTGGTGCTCGAGATCACCGAAGGCACCCTGATGGTCGATCCGGTGCACGCCGAGTCGGTGCTGGTCAAGATGGCCGAGCGCGGCGCCCGCATCGCGATCGACGATTTCGGCACCGGCTATTCGAGCCTGGCCTACCTGAAACGCTTCCCGATTTCGGTCCTGAAGGTGGACCGGGCGTTCGTGAAGGACCTGCCGGGCGCCGAAAAGGACGCGGCGATCTGCAACGCGGTGCTCGACCTGGCCAAGCACCTCGACTTGTCGGTGGTGGCCGAAGGGGTCGAGACCGAAGCGCAACTGGCCTGGCTGGACGGCCTCGGATGCCAGTACGTGCAGGGCTACCTGACCGGCAAGCCGATGCCGGCCCACGTGGCCCTGACCGCGCTGAAAGAAAATCTTTACACCGAATTACTGCCGCACGACTTCCGGGCGGTCCTACCATGA
- a CDS encoding isovaleryl-CoA dehydrogenase produces MKPFDTGFETHEVLNQAAPFADVNLFRCDAALREALEREGAGWAGPALAALGAELGRAEVLDLARLANANGPRLVSFDRMGNRVDEVEFHPAWHRLMALLIGAGAHSAPWVDARPGAQVARAAQYLLFGQVENGAQCPVTMTFASVPALRRAPALAAAWLPKILSNEYDPRSLPVAAKRGALVGMGMTEKQGGSDVRANTTRAVPLPAGEAARRFGAEGEGAWRIVGHKWFFSVPQADAHLILAQADEQGLSCFFVPRFLPDGSRNAIRVQRLKDKLGNRSNASSEVEFQGALGWMVGAPGRGIPTILEMGGYTRLDCVLGSAGIMRAALCHALYHARARSVFGRVLSEQPLMQNVLADLALESEAATAFALRLARCFDQGGDPAQALLGRILTPAGKYWICKRGPAFGAEAMEVMGGNGYVEDGPLARIYRELPVNSIWEGSGNVMCLDLLRALGKSLPEARAALAAELGPALGLDRRFDAYAARLLDELPAQAGIEAGARRLAERLVLAVQAALLLRHAPACVSDAFLASRIACEPGGAFGRLPANADCAAILARALTTQ; encoded by the coding sequence ATGAAGCCCTTCGACACCGGTTTCGAGACCCATGAGGTGCTGAATCAGGCCGCTCCTTTCGCGGACGTGAACCTGTTTCGCTGCGATGCGGCGCTGCGCGAGGCGCTCGAACGCGAAGGGGCGGGCTGGGCAGGCCCCGCGCTCGCCGCATTGGGCGCCGAGCTGGGCCGTGCCGAGGTTCTCGACCTGGCGCGCCTGGCCAATGCCAACGGCCCGCGCCTGGTCAGCTTTGACCGGATGGGCAACCGGGTCGACGAAGTCGAGTTCCACCCGGCCTGGCACCGCCTGATGGCGCTCCTGATCGGCGCCGGCGCCCATTCTGCGCCCTGGGTCGATGCGCGTCCGGGCGCCCAGGTGGCGCGCGCCGCCCAGTACCTGCTGTTCGGGCAGGTGGAGAACGGCGCCCAGTGCCCGGTGACGATGACCTTCGCCTCGGTGCCGGCGCTGCGCCGCGCCCCCGCGCTGGCGGCCGCCTGGTTGCCGAAGATCCTGTCGAACGAGTACGACCCGCGCTCGCTGCCGGTGGCGGCCAAGCGCGGCGCGCTGGTGGGCATGGGCATGACCGAGAAGCAGGGCGGCAGCGACGTGCGCGCCAACACGACCCGCGCCGTGCCGCTGCCGGCCGGCGAGGCGGCCCGGCGCTTCGGCGCCGAAGGCGAGGGCGCCTGGCGTATCGTCGGTCACAAGTGGTTTTTCTCGGTGCCGCAGGCGGATGCCCACCTGATCCTGGCGCAGGCCGACGAGCAGGGCCTGAGCTGCTTCTTCGTGCCGCGCTTTCTGCCGGACGGCAGCCGCAATGCGATCCGGGTGCAGCGCCTGAAGGACAAGCTGGGCAACCGCTCGAACGCTTCCTCGGAAGTGGAATTCCAGGGCGCGCTCGGGTGGATGGTCGGCGCGCCGGGGCGCGGCATCCCCACCATCCTCGAGATGGGCGGCTACACCCGGCTCGATTGCGTGCTCGGCAGCGCCGGCATCATGCGCGCGGCCCTGTGCCATGCGCTGTACCACGCGCGCGCGCGCAGCGTCTTCGGGCGCGTCCTCAGCGAGCAGCCCCTGATGCAGAACGTGCTGGCCGACCTCGCGCTCGAATCCGAAGCCGCCACCGCCTTTGCGCTGCGCCTGGCGCGCTGTTTCGACCAGGGCGGCGATCCGGCGCAGGCCCTGCTGGGCCGCATCCTGACCCCGGCCGGCAAGTACTGGATCTGCAAGCGCGGGCCGGCCTTCGGGGCCGAGGCGATGGAGGTCATGGGCGGCAACGGCTACGTCGAGGATGGTCCCCTCGCGCGCATTTACCGTGAACTGCCGGTCAACTCGATCTGGGAAGGCTCGGGCAACGTGATGTGCCTGGACCTGCTGCGCGCGCTCGGCAAGTCGCTGCCGGAGGCGCGCGCGGCGCTGGCCGCCGAGCTGGGGCCGGCGCTGGGGCTGGACCGGCGTTTCGACGCCTATGCCGCGCGGCTGCTCGACGAATTGCCGGCCCAGGCCGGGATCGAAGCCGGCGCGCGGCGCCTGGCCGAGCGCCTGGTGCTGGCGGTACAGGCGGCGCTGCTGCTGCGCCACGCGCCGGCCTGCGTGTCGGACGCCTTCCTGGCCTCGCGCATCGCCTGCGAGCCGGGCGGCGCCTTCGGACGGCTGCCGGCGAACGCCGACTGCGCCGCGATCCTGGCGCGGGCGCTGACCACGCAATAA
- the upp gene encoding uracil phosphoribosyltransferase: MKQDPRFPNLFILNHPLIQHKLSHMREHDTSTRTFRELLREITLLMGYEITRDLPLTTRTVQTPLVTIEAPVIAGKKLAIVPILRAGIGMSDGLLELVPSARVGHIGVFRDPDTHEPVEYLVRLPDTNERTFILCDPMIATGNSAVHAVDVLKKRGVPSEQILFLALVAAPEGLEVFQKSHPDVKVYVASLDSHLNEDAYIVPGLGDAGDRIFGTK; this comes from the coding sequence ATGAAACAAGATCCGCGCTTCCCCAACCTCTTCATCCTGAACCACCCGCTGATCCAGCACAAGCTGTCGCACATGCGCGAGCACGACACGTCCACGCGCACCTTCCGCGAACTGCTGCGCGAGATCACGCTCTTGATGGGGTACGAGATCACGCGCGACCTGCCGCTGACCACCCGCACCGTGCAGACCCCGCTGGTGACGATCGAGGCCCCGGTCATCGCCGGCAAGAAGCTGGCGATCGTCCCGATCCTGCGCGCCGGCATCGGCATGAGCGACGGCCTGCTGGAGCTGGTGCCTTCGGCCCGCGTCGGCCACATCGGCGTGTTCCGCGACCCGGACACCCACGAGCCGGTGGAGTACCTGGTGCGTCTGCCGGATACCAATGAGCGCACCTTCATCCTGTGCGACCCGATGATCGCGACCGGCAACTCGGCGGTCCATGCCGTCGACGTGCTGAAGAAGCGCGGCGTGCCGAGCGAGCAGATCCTGTTCCTGGCGCTGGTGGCGGCGCCGGAAGGCCTCGAGGTGTTCCAGAAGTCGCATCCGGACGTGAAGGTCTATGTCGCCTCGCTGGATTCGCACCTGAACGAGGACGCCTACATCGTGCCGGGCCTGGGCGACGCCGGCGACCGCATCTTCGGCACCAAGTAA
- a CDS encoding Hpt domain-containing protein yields the protein MHAADQQFFSRLASANAGFSSRLPALLDRIGLLAAGLDPAQPAATAAELQAILHTMAGSAVTFGYRSLGQHARLLEQRLRVLTAFDAVAASDWAAWVGELLQFVDAARRDPRGLA from the coding sequence ATGCACGCGGCAGACCAGCAGTTCTTCTCGCGCCTGGCGTCGGCGAACGCCGGCTTTTCCAGCCGGCTTCCCGCGCTCCTCGATCGCATCGGTCTGCTGGCCGCCGGACTCGATCCGGCCCAGCCCGCGGCCACCGCCGCCGAGTTGCAGGCCATCCTGCATACCATGGCCGGCTCCGCCGTCACCTTCGGTTACCGCAGCCTCGGCCAGCATGCGCGCCTGCTGGAGCAGCGCCTGCGCGTGCTGACCGCCTTTGACGCCGTCGCGGCCAGCGACTGGGCCGCCTGGGTCGGGGAGTTGCTGCAGTTCGTGGACGCCGCGCGCCGCGACCCGCGCGGCCTGGCCTGA
- a CDS encoding cold-shock protein: MATGIVKWFNDSKGFGFITPDEGGEDLFAHFSAIQSTGFKSLQENQRVSFDVTTGPKGKQAANIQPL, encoded by the coding sequence ATGGCAACTGGCATCGTTAAATGGTTCAATGATTCGAAGGGTTTCGGCTTCATCACCCCTGATGAAGGCGGCGAAGATCTGTTCGCACACTTCTCGGCAATCCAGAGCACCGGCTTCAAATCGCTGCAAGAGAACCAGCGCGTTTCGTTCGACGTGACCACTGGCCCGAAGGGCAAGCAGGCCGCGAACATCCAGCCGCTGTAA
- a CDS encoding LysR family transcriptional regulator, translating to MDKFRQISTFVEVVARGSLSAAARAEGIAPAMIGRRLDALEARLGVKLLQRTTRRLALTDEGAAFLEDCQRILVELEEAESAAAERSARATGRLVVSAPAGFGRQHVATLLPSFLAEHRELTVNLNLTDRLVDVVGEGVDVAIRIASLTDSNLVGTKLADNHRVVVGTPAYLKRHGRPRVLADLAKHNCLAISSEGSQRGWTFLDKGKPVTLKVGGNMECNDGAVLHAWALAGKGLAWRSMWEVGAQIAAGELCTVLDEFAAPGNDIYAVFAQRQHLPLRIRAFVDFLRRSYSQPEYWRI from the coding sequence ATGGACAAGTTCAGACAGATCTCCACTTTCGTGGAAGTGGTCGCACGCGGCAGCCTGTCGGCGGCGGCGCGCGCCGAAGGCATCGCGCCGGCCATGATCGGGCGCCGCCTCGACGCGCTCGAGGCGCGCCTGGGGGTCAAGCTCCTGCAGCGCACCACGCGCCGCCTGGCGCTGACCGACGAGGGCGCGGCCTTCCTGGAAGACTGCCAGCGCATCCTGGTCGAACTCGAGGAAGCCGAATCCGCCGCCGCCGAACGCAGCGCCCGCGCCACCGGGCGCCTGGTGGTGTCGGCGCCGGCCGGCTTCGGGCGCCAGCACGTGGCGACCCTGCTGCCCTCCTTCCTGGCCGAGCACCGCGAGCTGACCGTCAACCTGAACCTCACCGACCGCCTGGTGGACGTGGTCGGCGAAGGCGTCGACGTGGCGATCCGCATCGCCAGCCTGACCGACTCGAACCTGGTCGGCACCAAGCTGGCCGACAACCACCGCGTGGTAGTCGGCACGCCCGCCTACCTGAAGCGCCACGGGCGGCCGCGGGTGCTGGCGGACCTGGCGAAACACAATTGCCTGGCGATCAGTAGCGAAGGCAGCCAGCGCGGCTGGACCTTCCTGGACAAGGGCAAGCCGGTCACCCTCAAGGTGGGCGGCAACATGGAGTGCAACGACGGCGCGGTGCTGCACGCCTGGGCCCTGGCGGGCAAGGGCCTGGCCTGGCGCTCGATGTGGGAAGTGGGCGCGCAGATCGCAGCAGGCGAACTGTGCACGGTGCTGGACGAATTCGCCGCGCCCGGTAATGACATCTATGCCGTCTTTGCGCAGCGCCAGCACTTGCCTTTACGGATACGCGCCTTCGTGGATTTCTTGCGCCGCAGCTATTCTCAGCCGGAATATTGGCGGATTTGA
- the aceB gene encoding malate synthase A, with amino-acid sequence MTIATPDGMQITAEIKPGYEQILTPDALALVAKLTRAFEPRRQQLLAARAERARRLDAGERPDFLPDTAHIRVGDWKIAPIPAALACRRVEITGPVERKMVINALNSGADSYMTDFEDSNTPNWDNQITGQINMVDAVRRSISLEQNGKTYKLNDKVATLVVRPRGWHLDEKHVLVDGQRVSGGIFDFALFMFHNAKEQLARGAGPYFYLPKMESHLEARLWNDIFVMTQEELGLPRGTIRATVLIETILAAFEMDEILYELREHSAGLNAGRWDYIFSCIKKFKLDKDFCLADRAKVTMTAPFMRAYALLLLKTCHKRGAPAIGGMSALIPIKNDPAKNEVAMGGVRSDKARDATDGYDGGWVAHPGLVELAMSEFVKVLGDKPNQIEKQRDDIEVTAAQLLDFKPETPITEEGLRYNINVGIHYLGAWLAGNGCVPIHNLMEDAATAEISRSQVWQWIRTPKGVLEDGRKVTAEMVRAMIPEELAKVKAVAPNGDNPSYARAAEIFEQMSTSDTFAEFLTLPLYEEI; translated from the coding sequence ATGACGATCGCCACCCCAGACGGCATGCAGATCACCGCCGAGATCAAGCCTGGTTACGAACAGATCCTGACGCCGGACGCCCTCGCGCTGGTCGCAAAGCTGACGCGCGCCTTCGAGCCGCGCCGCCAGCAACTGCTGGCCGCGCGCGCCGAACGCGCACGCCGCCTGGACGCGGGCGAACGTCCCGACTTCCTGCCCGACACCGCGCATATCCGCGTCGGCGACTGGAAGATCGCGCCGATCCCCGCAGCCCTCGCATGCCGCCGGGTGGAGATCACCGGTCCGGTCGAGCGCAAGATGGTCATCAATGCACTCAATTCCGGCGCCGACAGCTACATGACCGACTTCGAGGATTCGAACACCCCGAACTGGGACAACCAGATCACCGGCCAGATCAACATGGTCGATGCCGTGCGGCGCAGCATCTCGCTCGAGCAGAACGGCAAGACCTACAAGCTGAACGACAAGGTCGCCACCCTGGTGGTGCGCCCGCGCGGCTGGCACCTGGACGAGAAGCACGTGCTGGTCGACGGCCAGCGGGTCTCGGGCGGCATCTTTGACTTTGCTCTGTTCATGTTCCACAACGCAAAAGAGCAGCTGGCGCGCGGCGCCGGCCCTTATTTCTACCTCCCGAAGATGGAGTCCCACCTCGAGGCGCGCCTGTGGAACGACATCTTCGTGATGACCCAGGAAGAGCTCGGGCTGCCGCGCGGGACCATCCGGGCGACCGTGCTGATCGAGACCATCCTGGCCGCCTTCGAGATGGACGAGATCCTGTACGAGCTGCGCGAGCACAGCGCCGGCCTGAACGCGGGCCGCTGGGACTACATCTTCTCGTGCATCAAGAAGTTCAAGCTGGACAAGGATTTCTGCCTGGCCGACCGCGCCAAGGTGACGATGACGGCGCCCTTCATGCGCGCCTACGCGCTGCTGCTGCTCAAGACCTGCCACAAGCGCGGCGCGCCGGCGATCGGCGGCATGTCGGCCCTGATCCCGATCAAGAACGACCCGGCCAAGAACGAGGTCGCCATGGGCGGCGTGCGCAGCGACAAGGCGCGCGACGCCACCGACGGCTACGACGGCGGCTGGGTGGCCCACCCGGGCCTGGTGGAGCTGGCGATGAGCGAGTTCGTGAAGGTGCTGGGCGACAAGCCCAACCAAATCGAAAAGCAGCGCGACGACATCGAGGTGACGGCGGCGCAACTGCTCGACTTCAAGCCCGAAACGCCGATCACGGAAGAGGGTCTGCGCTACAACATCAATGTCGGCATCCACTACCTCGGCGCCTGGCTGGCCGGCAACGGCTGCGTGCCGATCCACAACCTGATGGAAGACGCGGCGACGGCCGAGATCAGTCGCTCGCAGGTGTGGCAGTGGATCCGCACGCCCAAGGGTGTGCTGGAAGATGGCCGCAAGGTAACGGCCGAGATGGTGCGCGCCATGATTCCGGAAGAACTGGCCAAGGTGAAGGCGGTGGCGCCCAACGGGGACAACCCGAGCTATGCGCGGGCGGCCGAGATCTTCGAGCAGATGTCGACCTCGGATACCTTCGCCGAGTTCCTGACCCTGCCGCTGTACGAAGAAATCTGA
- the gloB gene encoding hydroxyacylglutathione hydrolase, with translation MTSQARQDLAVLTVPAFNDNYLWVIHDGVHAAVVDPGDAGPVQEALAEHHLTLSAILLTHHHADHIGGVPALLAQGSVPVFGPAHDGIEGITQAAGEGARITVPGLDLELEVLDVPGHTRGHIAYVRRAPQANWLFCGDTLFAGGCGRLFEGTPEQMAASLAKLAALPDDTLVYCAHEYTVSNLRFAQAVEPDNQAIGLRMKDASERRGTRLPTVPSTIGLERGTNPFLRYTEPGIVHSLVQAGRLKEGASPVEAFAALRAWKNVF, from the coding sequence ATGACGAGTCAAGCACGCCAGGACCTCGCGGTCCTCACCGTTCCCGCCTTTAACGACAATTACCTGTGGGTGATCCATGACGGCGTCCATGCGGCTGTGGTCGACCCGGGCGATGCCGGCCCCGTGCAGGAAGCACTGGCCGAACACCATCTTACCCTTTCCGCCATTTTACTCACCCATCACCATGCTGACCATATCGGCGGCGTGCCTGCCCTGTTGGCGCAGGGCAGTGTTCCGGTGTTCGGGCCAGCGCACGACGGCATCGAAGGCATCACCCAGGCGGCGGGCGAAGGCGCGCGCATCACGGTGCCCGGCCTCGACCTGGAACTCGAAGTGCTCGACGTGCCGGGCCATACGCGCGGACACATCGCCTACGTGCGCCGGGCGCCGCAAGCGAACTGGCTGTTCTGCGGCGATACCCTGTTTGCCGGCGGCTGCGGCCGTTTGTTCGAAGGCACGCCCGAGCAGATGGCGGCCTCGCTCGCCAAGCTGGCCGCGCTGCCGGACGATACGCTGGTCTATTGCGCGCACGAATACACGGTGTCGAACCTGCGCTTTGCCCAGGCGGTCGAGCCCGACAACCAGGCGATCGGGCTGCGGATGAAGGATGCGAGCGAGCGGCGCGGCACCCGCTTGCCGACGGTGCCGTCGACCATCGGACTGGAGCGTGGAACCAATCCCTTCCTGCGCTACACGGAGCCGGGGATCGTGCACAGCCTGGTGCAAGCCGGCAGGCTGAAGGAAGGCGCCTCGCCGGTCGAGGCGTTCGCGGCGCTGCGCGCGTGGAAGAACGTCTTTTGA
- a CDS encoding class I SAM-dependent methyltransferase, which translates to MDSAASEKSIIALDHWLQSPAGAYVRAFEQACLDELTADIFGFNALQIGVPQLDALAASRMPNKWQAAIRTSTANELAFAASGQQIAVALDFEELPFASHSIDLVVLPHVLEFASEPHQVLREVERVLIPEGQLIICGFNPASLWGMRQGVGKVTRNGYLPASGEFISMPRLKDWLKLLNLGVSRSHFGCYAPPCRTAHWLSRFSMMESAGRRWWPYLGAVYVVHAIKRVKGMHIIGPAWNKKTSKRPAVVPAANRE; encoded by the coding sequence ATGGACAGCGCGGCATCGGAAAAATCCATTATAGCGCTCGACCACTGGCTACAATCGCCGGCGGGCGCTTACGTGCGCGCCTTCGAGCAAGCCTGCCTCGACGAGCTGACGGCCGACATCTTCGGCTTCAACGCGCTGCAGATCGGCGTGCCCCAACTCGACGCGCTGGCGGCCAGCCGCATGCCCAACAAGTGGCAGGCCGCGATCCGCACTTCCACTGCCAACGAGCTCGCCTTTGCGGCGAGCGGCCAGCAGATCGCGGTGGCCCTCGACTTCGAAGAGCTGCCCTTTGCCTCGCACAGCATCGACCTGGTGGTGCTGCCGCACGTGCTCGAGTTTGCCAGCGAGCCGCACCAGGTGCTGCGCGAAGTCGAGCGCGTCCTGATTCCCGAAGGGCAGCTGATTATCTGCGGCTTCAATCCGGCCAGCCTGTGGGGCATGCGCCAGGGGGTGGGCAAGGTCACCCGCAACGGCTACCTGCCGGCTTCCGGCGAGTTCATCTCTATGCCGCGCCTGAAGGACTGGTTAAAATTGCTCAATCTCGGCGTCAGCCGCAGCCACTTCGGCTGCTACGCGCCGCCGTGCCGGACAGCCCATTGGCTGAGCCGGTTCTCGATGATGGAGTCGGCCGGCCGGCGCTGGTGGCCCTACCTGGGCGCCGTGTACGTGGTCCACGCCATCAAGCGGGTCAAGGGCATGCACATCATCGGACCTGCATGGAACAAGAAAACGAGCAAGCGGCCGGCAGTAGTGCCGGCGGCGAATAGAGAATGA
- the rnhA gene encoding ribonuclease HI, which yields MSDTQTNPTKVEIYTDGACKGNPGTGGWGALLVSGGHEKEIFGGEPNTTNNRMELRAVIEALGVLTRPCQVVLHTDSQYVQKGISEWIHGWKARGWKTSTKEPVKNDDLWKALDLAQQQHAVEWRWVRGHNGHPGNERADVLANRGAASVRR from the coding sequence ATGAGCGACACACAAACGAATCCAACCAAGGTGGAAATCTATACCGACGGCGCCTGCAAGGGCAATCCAGGAACCGGCGGCTGGGGCGCGCTGCTGGTATCGGGCGGCCACGAAAAGGAAATCTTCGGCGGCGAACCGAACACCACCAACAACCGCATGGAACTGCGCGCCGTGATCGAGGCGCTCGGCGTCTTGACCCGGCCATGCCAGGTCGTCCTGCACACCGACAGCCAGTACGTACAGAAAGGGATCTCGGAATGGATCCACGGCTGGAAGGCGCGCGGCTGGAAGACCTCGACGAAGGAGCCGGTGAAGAACGACGACCTGTGGAAGGCGCTCGACCTGGCGCAGCAGCAGCACGCGGTCGAATGGCGCTGGGTGCGCGGCCACAATGGCCATCCCGGCAACGAGCGCGCCGACGTGCTGGCCAACCGCGGCGCCGCCTCGGTGCGTCGCTAA